The DNA region ACGCCGATGACCCTCGCGGAAACCGCTTCGATCATGTGTGAGACCATCGCCACCGAAGCCGCCCTCGAACAGACCACCGACAAGCAGGAAGTGCTTGCCATTCTCGAAGCGCAGTTGAACAATGCCTCGCAGGTGGTGGTGGACATTTACTCGCGCTACCTGTTCGAGAAGGAAGTCTTCGAACGCCGCGCCAAAGCCGAACTCGCCGCCGACGAGATCAACGACATCATGGAACGCGCGCAGAAAGCCACCTACGGCGACGGTCTGGACGAGAAATTCCTCCAGAAATACATGTGGACGTGGAAGCCGCATTACTACTCCGCCGGCTTCTCGTTCTACAACTATCCGTATGCCTTCGGTCTGCTCTTCGCCACGGGCTTGTATGCCATCTACCAGAAGCGCGGCGCGGAATTCGTGCCTGCCTACAAAGAATTGCTTGCATCCACGGGCGAAGCGCCCGCTGCGGAACTCGCCGACAAGTTCGGTATCAACATCCGCACCAAGAAATTCTGGGCAGACAGCCTCGCCATCATCGGCAAGCGCGTGGACCGCTACTGCAAGTTATAGTTGAAACTGCAAGGGCGACTCATCCGTCGAATGCAAAGAACATTGATGGATGGGTCGCTCTATTTTTTTATAAACGAGGAGAGAGATGAAACCATACAAACCCCTTTTGGCGGTTGCGATCCTTGTGCTTGCCGCGCTTGCGTGTCAGGCGCTCGCGCCGTCCCAGACACAAAGCAATACCATTCCGCGCACCGACGCCGATGTGCCGCGCATCAGCGTCAGCGAAGCAAAAGCCGCACTGGACGCAGGATCAGCCATACTCGTAGATGTGCGAAGCGTCGAATCCTACACAGCAAGCCATGTCGCTGGGGCAATGTCGATCCCCCTAGCGCTTATTGAAACCAGCGTCAACGACCTATCGCTCGAAAAGAATCAGTGGATCATCACCTACTGCACCTGACCGCAGGAACAGACGAGCGCCCGTGCGGCGTTCATCCTGCTGACGAACGGCTACACCAACGTGCAAGCCATGCTGGGTGGATTTGAAGCCTGGCTGAATGCCGGATACCCAACACAGCCATAAACGATGACGAACCCGCCTCGTGTCACCCCTTGGGCTGGTTCAACAGCCCCAACCGAATCCGCCCTGCGGCAGTTGATGGCGGATGAAGGTCTCGCACCTTACGCCTGGTCGAACGGTCCATTCGACACTTACTCCGCGCACTCGCACGGTTATGACAAGGTCATCTACGTCGTGCGCGGGAGTATCACCTTCGGGTTGCCGGAGTTGGGACAGGAATTAAAATTGAAAGCAGGAGATAGATTGGACCTACCCGCGGGCGTAGTGCACAATGCCACTGTCGGCGCGGAAGGTGTGGTCTGCTTGGAGGGACATAAATAAACCGCATGGGCGACGCATGCGTCGCCCATGCTTTTTTAAGAGAACGCCTGAAGTCCCGTTTGCGCTCTTCCCAAAATCAACGCATGGATGTCATGCGTGCCTTCATAGGTATTGACCGATTCCAAATTCATCACATGACGGATGACGTGATATTCATCCGAAACGCCGTTGCCGCCGTGCATATCGCGGGCATGACGCGCGATCTCCAACGCCTTGCCGCATGAATTTCGCTTGACGAGCGAGATCATCTCCGGGCTGGCTTTATCTTCATCGATCAAGCGCCCCACACGCAAAACGGACTGTAACCCGATGGTGATCTCGGTCATCATGTTCGCCAGTTTCAGCTGGATCAACTGATTCGCCGCCAGCGGACGTCCGAATTGTGGACGGTCTAATGTGTATTGCCGCGCCGCGTGCCAGCAGAATTCCGCCGCGCCCAACGCGCCCCACGCAATGCCGTACCGCGCCTTGTTCAAACATCCGAACGGACCCTTCAAGCCTTTCACTTCCGGGAAGATATTTTCTTGAGGGACAAAGACCTCATCCATTACGATCTCGCCCGTGGAACTGGCGCGCAGGCTGAACTTGCCTTCGATCTTCGGCGCGGAGAGTCCCTTCATGCCTTTTTCCAGAATAAAGCCGCGGATTTCCCCATCCAGCTTTGCCCACACGACAAAGACATCTGCAATCGGGGAATTGGTGATCCACATCTTGTTGCCGTGAACAATGTAGCCGCCGTCCACTTTTTTGGCGCGGGTTTCCATGCTGGCGGGGTCGCTGCCATGATTCGGCTCGGTCAGCCCGAAACAGCCAACCCATTCTCCGCTGGCAAGTTTTGGGAGATATTTCTTGCGTTGTTCTTCCGTGCCGTATGTAAAAATCGGATACATCACCAGCGACGATTGCACGCTCATGGCGGAGCGGTAGCCGCTGTCCACGCGCTCGACTTCGCGCGCGATCAGTCCATAGGCAACGTGGTTCAAGCCTGCGCCGCCGTATTCCTCGGGGATGGTGGCGCCCAGGAAACCCATGGCGCCCATTTCGGTCATGATCTCGCGGTGGAATTCCTCTTTCCGGTTCGCTTCGAGGATGCGCGGCATGAGCTTGTCCTGACAATAGCGGCGGGACGCATCACGGATCATGCGTTCTTCGTCGGTCAGTTGGTCATTGAAAAGCAGGGGGTCGTCCCATTTGAAGGTTGGTTTTGACATAAGAGCCTCGGAGAATAGTGAATAGGGTATGGGGATTGTATCAAAAGTCGGAAAGAGATGACGTTCCAGGAAACAGAATCAGATATCGGTTAAGAATGAAGCGGGAATAAAATAGAGGACTCATCCGCAGACAAGCCCTCTATTCTCTACTCACTATTCACTTTGTCTTACGCGCTTCCGGTCAACCAGCCGCGCAGTTCCATGGCTTTCACTACGCGGTCAATGGCGACCATGTAGGCTGCGTCGCGCATGTACACCTTCTCGGAGGCGCTGCGTTCGAGCACGGCGTTGAAGGCGGAGGTCATCTTCTGGTCGAGCTTTTCGAGGACTTCTTCCTTGCTCCAGTAGAAGTTCATGTCGTTCTGCACCTGTTCGAAGTAGGAGGTGGTGACGCCGCCGGCGTTGCAGAGGAAATCGGGGATGTTGAAGATGTTGTTCTTCTGGAAGTATTCGTCGGCTTCGGGGGTGGTGGGACCGTTCGCGCCTTCAGCAACGATCTTTACGTTCTTGGAGATCTTCTTGACCGTATCGGCATTGATCTGACCTTCGAGCGCGGCGGGGATCAACACGTCGGCTTCGAATTCGATCCATTTGTCGCCGTCGCTGACTTCGTAACCGGCATCCATCGCCTTTTGCTTGTCCACGGTACCATACTGGTCCACGATCGACATCAGGAAGCGCGGGTCGATGCCGCCCTTCTTGCTGTAGGTGTAGGCTTTCTTATCGTGACGGTCGTAGCAGGAGACGCAAGCGACCGATCCGCCCAGCATTTCGACAAAGCCAATTGCCGCATATTGCGAGACGTTGCCAAAGCCCTGCAGCGCCGCAACGGATTTTGTTGAGTCCAAGCCAAGGTGTTTCATCGCTTCACGGACGGTGTAGATGACGCCGAAACCGGTGGCTTCGGTGCGACCAAGCGAACCGCCTCCGCCTACGGGTTTGCCTGTGAATACACCCGGGGTATATTCGCCCACGAGACGGGAATACTCGTCCATCATCCAGCCCATCATCTGAGGGGTGGTGCCGACATCGGGAGCGGGCACGTCATTGCGCGGACCGATGTTCTTCCACATCGCACGTACCCAGCCGCGGCACAATTCTTCTTTTTCACGGACAGACAGCGTGGATGGATCCACGACGATACCGCCTTTGCCGCCGCCCAGCGGGATATCCGCCACAGCGCATTTCCAAGTCATCCACGTGGCGAGCGCACGAACCGTGTCCAGCGTCTCGGCGGGATGGAAGCGGATGCCGCCCTTGTTGGGTCCGCGCGCATCGTTGTGTTGAACGCGGAAGCCTTGAAAGACTTTCAGGGAACCATCGTCCATGCGTACGGGGATGCGGAAGGCATATTCACGCATGGGCCAGCGCAGCACTTCTGAAACGCCGGAATCGAGCTTCAGCATCTTCGCTACGCCGTCGAATTGTTTCTGCGCCATTTCAAAGGCATTAATTTGTCCTGACATGATGTTCTCCTAGGTAGGTTTTAGAGAAAAATATAAGCGGGCACCCCGGACGGGGTTGCCCGCTCTTAAGCACAGTGTATGTCAACTTGCCGGGTCATACGATTAATCCTATTAATCACAATCGCCCTCAAACTTTACACGATTATTAAAGCCGCGTCAATATGACAAAAATCCGCTTATTTTCGGTAAAAAATGACGGATTCTGATGAATATAACCCCATCCATTCGTGAGAGGTTGCGCTAATGGAATTTCGCGAAATTCTACCATCCCTCGCAAAAAAGAGACTGTCACTCACGGGTGACAGTCTCTTGCCTTTAAACTTCTACAACCGCGGTTTCTATCGATTGGATGGGAGGCAGGAAATCCGCCAGCAATTCCCAGGTATCTCCGGAGTCGCGAGAGTGGAAGATCTGTCCTGTATTCGTGCCGAAGTAAATGCCGGCATCTTCGAAGGTATCAGTTGCCATCGCTTCCCGCAAAACATCCACATAGGCGCGTTCGGGCAGTCCATTGGACAGGCGCTGCCAGGTATCGCCGGCATCGCGGCTGCGCCACACAGCGAGTTTTCCATCCATACTTATATGAAATTCGTCGCTTTCCTCAGGGACCACATAGATCGTCTTTGGGTCGGTGGGATGGACCACGATCGGGAATCCGAAGCGGGTTGGCAGTTTGCCCTCGCCGATATCAATCCAGTCCTCGCCGGCGTTGTCGCTGCGATAAATCCCGCAGTGATTTTGCTGATAGAGCACGTTTGGATTGGATGGGTGCATTGCAATCTTGTGCACGCATTGCCCATATTCGGGAAATTTTTCGGGATGAAAATCGGCGCGGACATTCTTGTTGAACGGATTCCATGTTTTCCCGCCATCGTCCGTGCGGTAACAGCCCCCCGTTGACATTGCAATGTACATGCGGCTCAGGTTGGATGGGTCGAGCATGATCGTATGCAGGCAGAATCCGCCGTTGCCGGGGAAGAACTTCCCGCGATGTGGATGGTCGAAGAAGCCTTCGTTGATCTCCCACGTCTCGCCGCGGTCTTTGGATACGAACAGGGAAGCCGGCTGTGCGCCTGCATACAGGACATTCGGCTCATCAACGCGCCCGGGCGTGATATTCCAGACCTTGATCATTTTCTCCGGTTTGTCTTTTATCTCTTCACCCGCCTCCGAGCGGAACGCCTCTTCCACTGTGCTGGGTGGACGCCCCGACTTTGACGGGCGTGGAATGATCGGATTCTGTTTTGCCTGCGTCCAAGTCCTTCCAAAATCGTCCGAGTAATGGGTGGTTGGTCCATAGACAAAATGGCTGACCGCCGCATGAATGCGGTTGTCGCGCGGATCCAGTTTCATATGCATCATGTTCCAACTCTTGAAGAGGATGTCGCTCGTTGTCCATTTTTTGCGGGCAGGGTCGCTTTCCAGAATAAAACCACCCTTGGTTGTCCCAACGAAGACCATCACTTTTGGGGTCATGAGATTCTCCTTTACCATTAAAAGAACAAATTTTCTAAAAATTATAGCACATTCTTTACCAAAAACAAGCGGTACAATGGTGGGGATAATTATGGTCGTAAAAATCAAAGGAACAAAGACCTTGACCGCTACAGGTGCACAAACGAGAAAAACGCTCCCGTTGGGCGAGATATATGGGGATATTAATAATATAAAAAACGTGTTCCGATGGTGTCTCACCCTGGTGATCATGGCAATGATCGCGGGGAGTGTCATCGGGTACATATCCGGCAATGTGTCATCATCCAACCTGTTGTTGACGGGCATTCTGCCAGTGTTAACGGGATATTACCTCGTGAGCCGCGAAAAATTCGAGATGACGGCGGTTCTGCTTTCCGTTGAATTGATCCTCCTGAATACGATCCTTGCCACCCGTGGAGCGGGGATTCACCACGTCACCATGCTCGCTTTTCCTGCGATCCTCATCATTGCCAGCCTGGTCACAAAACGACAGACCATGATCTTTTTGACCATCCTGACGCTTGCCTGCCTTGTCTGGCTGGTATTCGGGGAGATACAAGGTTTGTATACTCCCGCCGGCATTATTCATGGTTCGTCAGCGAGTTTCTACTTGGCATCCATTATCGTCGTCATCACGGCGGTCATGGCGCGTGTGTTGTCGGAAACCCTGTTCAGGAATTCCCTGCAGATCCAGCGGGAACTCGCAGAGAGAAAACTGACCGAGGGAAAAATGGAGTCGCTCATCCACGAGTTGGAAGCGAGGAACGCTGAATCGGAGACCTTGCGTGAAAGCCTTGCCAGCCTGGTCAGCACGGTCGAATTTGCGGAGATCATCCAGAAAATTCTGGAGCAGATCAAACGCGTCATCCCGTACGACAGCGCATCGGTGTGGAGGGTGGAAGGTGATATACAAAAATTCATTGGCGGTCGCGACCTGCCTGAGATGTTTTGGGATGCCAATGTGGAATTCGCCACCGATGAGACCAATTCCGCATTGCCCATTCTCACTGGAGAAGCGCCGTTCATTTTGAACAATAATGTTCAAGAGGAGTTGATGGATTTCAAAGAAGAGCCGCACAGCTATATCAACTCCTGGCTTGCGATCCCGCTGAAAACACGCGGGAAGATCATCGGCGCGATCATGCTGGATGGAAAGAAAAAGGGTCAATTCACCGGGCATCATGCGGAACTGGCGGTCATGTTCGCCAACCAGGTTGCGATCGCGCTGGAAAATTCACAGTTGTTTAACGATCTGCAAAACGAATTGCGTATGCGGGGCGAGCTTATCCGCGAGTTGGAAGCAAAGAATGCCGAATTGGAACGCTTCACCTACACCGTTTCACATGACCTGAAATCGCCCTTGGTGACCATCAACGGGTTTCTCGGCTACCTTGAAGCGGATATCGCGTCGAACAACATTGCGCGTTTCCGGCACGACTGTCAACGCATCAAGGATGCCGTTGTAAAAATGCACACCCTGCTTGGCGAACTGCTGGAACTTTCGCGGATCGGCCGCATCGCAAATCCCTCGCAGATGATCCCGTTCGAAACACTTGTGCATGATGCGGTTGATATGGTACACGGACAACTTGCCGCGCGCGGCATCACGGTCGATATTCAGCCGAACCTGCCGGCTGTTTATGGAGATCAACAGCGCCTGACAGAGGTCCTGCAAAACCTGATGGACAATGCCGCCAAGTTCATGGGAGATCAATCCGATCCGCGTATTGAGGTCGGGCAGGATGGTGAGGAAAACGGTTTGCCGATCTTTTTTGTGCGCGATAACGGCATCGGCATTCCGTTGGAATTGCAGGGACGTGTTTTCGATCTCTTTGATAAGTTGAACCCGGAAAGCGATGGGAGCGGGGTGGGTCTTGCTATCGTTAAGAGAATTATCGAGGTCCACGGCGGCAGGATCTGGGTCCGGAGCGAAGCGGGAAAAGGATCTGCATTCCTTTTCACCCTGCCGCGGGAAGAAAGTCAATCAAAATCACAAGGAGATTCAGCATGAAAAAGATTCTGTTTTTGTTCGCCTTGTCCGCGCTTGTGCTTGCATCCTGCCGGGGCGGCGGAAGCGACGAGATCTTTCAGATTTCCGACCCTGCCAGACAGTTGGAAGCTGCGGCGGGGAGCGAGTTCAAGATCGTGATCGAATCGAACCCGACCACGGGCTATCACTGGGAGCTTGTAGAAGAGCTTGACGGGAGTATTGTGGAGTTCGTTTCGAAGGATTATCGGCCCGATGAACCCGTCACTACCGGCTCCGGCGGCGTGGATGTGTGGACGTTCAAAGCGATCGCCGCCGGGGAAACAGAGATCGTGCTTGGATATTATCCGCCATCCAATGACCCGACAGAACCGGAGCAAACTGTAACGTTCTCGCTTGCCGTAAAATGACCAAACCGAACAGGATGCCCCTTCGGTACTAGTTCCGAGCCGGCGGCATAAAAAACAGTAACAAACCTCCTGGTTTGATGTTACAGTAATAGTGGTTGCATCATGCAACGTGGACGGGCTGCCGGTTTTCCAACGCCGATGGAGCGCAGCCTGATTGACAATAAGGAGGAAACATGAAACGCCTTGTCCTGCTTGCAGGACTTGTTCTGCTCGGTTTGACGGCTTGCAGGGGCGAAAGTACCGAGCCCGCAGCGATGCCATCTACCACATCCACAAGCGCGCCGACGCTTGCGCCCACCCCTGTTCTTCCAACACCCGCTCCAACTCCTGAACCTGTGACCATACAGTTGACGACCGAACGGGTCAATTGCCGCATCGGACCGGGTACGTTCTACCAGACCATCAACGAATTGGGTCAGGGACGGTCGCTGCGGGTTGAGGGACGGAATGACGCGTCCAACTGGTGGTATGTGCGCGATCCCGGAAACCCCGGCGGGTTCTGCTGGGTCTCCGCCGAAGTAAGCCAGACACAGGGAGATGTAGACCAACTCCCGGTCATCCCGCCGCCTATGGCTGCTGTAACGGATGTAAGACTCCGCGTCGAGCCAAACCGGATCGTGGTTGGCTGCAACCAGTTCCCTCAGACGGTCTTTTTTGAAGCGCAAGTCACCACCGACGGACCCACCCTGCTTACATGGAGATGGGAAGTCAGCAATGGTGCGGTATCGGATGTCGGCTCGTTGATCTTTCAGGAAGCCGGGACACAGGTCATCAACGATTATTATCAGATCAATGCCCCGAACGAATATTGGGTGAAATTGCACATTCTCACCCCCAATCAACGCGAAGATCAAATCACATTCCCCGTAAGCTGCACTCCTTAAGAGAGAAGCCCCTGAAGTTTCATCATCAGGGGCTTTTTTAAGCTATTGGAAGATCACCGTCTTGTACCCGAGGGCGGTGAAGAACTTTAGTAGATAGGCTTCCGCGTTCCGCTTTCCCTGAACGAGAATGCCGTCCTCCAGCGCCGCCTTGAGAATTTCATTCTCTGCCGACTGCCTCGCCAGCGTCTCGAGGTCCACCTGCCCCTTGGTCAGCAGACCCGTATCGCGATCATATACATAGGATTTCTGATTGTCGAGCGTCGCCACGAACACCTCGGTAGGAGGCAGGCGTACGTATAACACGCCGTTATCTAAGCGCAGGTCGCCGGGCTGCATTTTCTCCATATCAATGCCTGCGATCACGATGCCGTGCGCCACGAACAACAATCTGTCGCCGAACACAAAACCGAACGTGCCCTGCCCGATCTCTGCAGTAATGACCTTTTCCACGCTATACTGGATCGTCTCCAGACGAGCCAGCGCGCGGATCTCGTTGATATACGTCACCGGGTCGGGGATGATCGTAGGCGTGGGATTCATCAACTGCGCCACCTGAGTCTGCAATGCCTGGTTCGCCTGGCTGGCTTGCTCGAACGGGCGGGATGCCGCTTCGGCTGTATCGCGCACCGTCTCTACGATAAAATAGACACCAGCGGCAAGCACCGCCAGGATCAGGATGGACATGATTGTATTAAATGTCTTCATTTTCTTCCTTTCACTAACTTGCCCTATTATAGCAAGGTCATTATGATCGCATACAAACAATCTTGTAAGATGAGAAAAGTCCTATTTGCGCTTTCCCTCGCCCTTTTTGGGTGTTCTTTCCCTGTTCAGGTGACGTTGGGGACTCCCACGCCGACTCCCGCCCCTGAAGTGCTTCCTACTCCCACACAACCGCCTCTCACCACGGCGGAACCTGGTACAGACCAGAATCCCCTGATCCTCGCCCTCTCTCCTTCCCCGCGCCCCTCCGACGAGGTGATCGCCGCCGGGGAAAGCATCGCTGCCTATCTTCAGGAGCGGACCGGCTACCGTATTGTAACCACCGCTCCCCCATCCGAGGGTGTGCTGGTGGATGCGATCTCAAAGGGTAATGCGCATATCTTTGTGCTTTCGCCCTATGGGTATGTGATGGCGCGCGACATGGACCTCGTCACCGCATTGTTGGCGCGCGTCCGCGACGGGCAGACATTTTACGGGGCGCAGATCATCTCCACCCGAAAAAATGACTTCATCTCTTATTTCAATCCCGCGCGGAACGAGAACACGGCAGATGCCGTCGCCGCGCTGAGGCAATTCGACCAGAAGAAAGCCTGCTGGAGCGATGCCGTATCACCGTCGGGGTATGTGGTGCCGCTGGGGTTGTTGAATCAGGCTCAGGTCCAGATACGAAGCGGGGCGTTCATGAGCGGACAGCCGAGCGTCGTGCGCGCCGTCTACTCCGAGGATATCTGCGACTTCGGCGCCACGTTCATCGACGCCCGAACTTCCCCCGCGCTCGAAGCGGATTATCCCGATGTAATGGACAAGGTCATCGTGGTGTGGCGTATTCCGGAGATCATTCCGTATGAGAATATTTCAATGGCGAGCAGCCTGCCGTTCGAGATGCGGCGCGTGATCCAGCGCGCGTTCATTGACCTGATGCTGACGCCGGACGGAAAGTCCGCGATGCAGGTGGTGTACGGGTTTGACGAAGTGCAGGCGGTGGAGGATTCTGCTTATACAGAATTCGTAAATTATGTGCTGGCTTCGGGTTTGGACCTGCTGGTTTTGATACAATAGCGCGGATGTTCAAAAGAATAATAAGATTTCTTTGGCGCACTGCGCTTGTATTTGGTTTTCTGGCTGCCGTCGGTCTGTTCGCTCCAAGGTTCGTGATGATGATGTCTGCCGCGCCGCGCACGTTCAACGCGCAGGATGTTCCGCAGGCGCGCGTGGCGATCGTCTTCGGCGCAGGGTTGTACCGTGACGGCTCGGCTGGACCCGTGTTGAGTGATCGCGTGGAAACCGCCGTACAATTGTACGAGCAGGGTAAAGTGGAGAAACTGCTGATGAGCGGCGACAACCGCTTCATCGAATACAACGAGCCCGAAGCGGCGCGGCAGTATGCGCTCCAGCGCGGCGTGCCGGATGAAGACATCGTGCTGGATTATGCGGGCAGGCGCACGTATGATACCTGCTATCGTGCAAATCACATCTTCGGCGTGGGCGAGGCGATCCTCGTCACACAGCCGTTCCACATGCCGAGAGCCTTGTTCCTTTGCAATTGGTTTGGCGTTGAATCGACCGGCGTGGAGTCAGATAACCGTTACTTCCTGAAACGCTCGCGCGCCTATTGGAATTTCCGCGAGACGTTTGCGGTCTTTCAAGCCGCGTGGGATGTGCTGGTGACAAAGCCCGTGCCTGTACTTGGCGACCCCATACCGATCGAGTAATTCACTTCGTCATGAAAACACCTGAATGGAGAATACAATGAACCGTGAAGAAGCCCTGTCCCTCGTGCGTGAATTTGTAAAGAACGAAGGTCTCGTGCGCCACATGCTTTCGGTGGAAGCCGCCATGCGCTTCTACGCCGAAAAACATGGTGAAGACGTCGAGTTATGGGGATTGCTCGGTCTGCTGCACGATTTCGATTGGGAGATCCATCCTTCGCTGGAGGAACATCCGCAAAAGGGATCGGCGATCCTGCGCGAGCGCGGCGTAAGCGAGGAGATCATTCAGGATATTTTGAGTCACGCCGACCATACCGGTGTGCCGCGCGACACGCTTCGCAGAAAAGCGCTCGCCGCCTGCGACGAGATCACGGGGCTGATCACCGCCGTTGCGCTGGTGCGCCCGTCCCATTCGCTGTATGACCTTGAAGCCAGTTCCGTCAAAAAGAAATGGAAGGATAAGGCATTTGCGGCAGGCGCCTCGCGCGAGGAAATGACCCATTCCGCGCAGGAATTCGGCGTGGAGTTGTGGGAGCATGTCGGCAATGTCATCATGGCGATGCGGAAAATCGCCCCGGAGTTGGGACTGGTTGGAAACATCCAGCAATAAATTAGCAACGCATTGTACAAAATAAACCGGACCTGACATCCCTCACCATTGGTGAGGGGGACATTTCATGTCTTTTGTAATTTTGGGGATAAAATAGAGGAACGCAGGAGGACCTTCCCATGCCAAAAGCCGCGAAAACCTACATTGTCAATGACCAGCCCACTGAGACAGATGCGCTTGATTTCACGCCGTATGTCGAAACGCTGGCGGACATCATCCAGACCGGCAATACCCCGCTGACCATTGGCGTGTTCGGCGGGTGGGGTTCGGGCAAGACATCCCTGATGAAGATGGTGAGGAATGACCTGCCGGATGATTTTACGGTGGCATGGTTCGATGCGTGGAAATATGACAAGGAGGAGACGCTCTGGCGTGCGTTCCTGTTGAATGTGCTGTTCGCCGTGGAAAAGAAAAGCGGGGAGACCGATGAGCTCAAGACCCTGAAGACCATGCTCTATCGCGGATTGGAATTGGAGAAAACTGGCGGCGTGACGATTGACCTTGCGAAACTCGGCGCGAAGGTTGCCGAGGGTGCAATCCAAATCGGCTTGTCATTCATCCCGCCGCTTGCCACACTGGCAGAAATGGCAAAGGAACTGCAAAAAGCGGGGCTGGGAAATGTCGCGGGCGGATTTGAAAGCGCCATCCAGCGCGAGCGGACGAAGATCTACGTCGAGCAGGTGCGTTCGCTGGAACAATTCCAGGAGAAATTTGCGACACTCATCCAATCTTACATCTCACCAAAAAGGCTGGTCGTCTTTGTGGACGATCTCGACCGCTGCCTGCCTGAAAAAGCCATTCAGGTGCTGGAAGCCATCAAATTATTCCTCGATGTGAAGGATTGTGTATTCGTACTAGGTATTGACCAGGATGTGATCGCGCGCGGCATCGAGATGAAATACAAGGATGTCAAAGACAGGAAGGATGCGGACGGGAAACCGCACTTTACCATCGAAGGCATTAAATATTTGGAGAAGATCATCCAACTGCCGTTCCAGATCCCGCCTGTGATCCGGGATGACATGGGGAAATTCGTGGAGGGCTTGAGCGATGAATGGCCCCACGAGGAATGCCATAATGTCTTCGCCGAAGGCTTGGGAGATAACCCGCGCAACATCAAACGCACGGTGAACACGTTCCTGATGCTTTCAAAACTGGCGGAGAAACGCAAGGAAAAATTGAAGGGGGCGGTCAAACCGATACGGCTGGCAAAGGTGGTCGCCATTCAGGCGGCGCACCCCGATCTATACAATTTGCTTTTGAAGGAAGAGCCGCGCTATCTGCGCGAATTGGAGGAATACTACCGGGCAGAATCGTCACAGGAAAGAAAAATGGAGAAGGGCGAAGCCGAGATACAGGGCGCAAGCGAAAAAGCCCCCGCGCGTATCGAGCCGCCGCCTGCGCTGGTGCCCTTCCTTTCTCAGCGCGGCATTGCGGCGGTGCGAAGAATATTGACGATG from Anaerolineales bacterium includes:
- a CDS encoding ElyC/SanA/YdcF family protein, whose translation is MFKRIIRFLWRTALVFGFLAAVGLFAPRFVMMMSAAPRTFNAQDVPQARVAIVFGAGLYRDGSAGPVLSDRVETAVQLYEQGKVEKLLMSGDNRFIEYNEPEAARQYALQRGVPDEDIVLDYAGRRTYDTCYRANHIFGVGEAILVTQPFHMPRALFLCNWFGVESTGVESDNRYFLKRSRAYWNFRETFAVFQAAWDVLVTKPVPVLGDPIPIE
- a CDS encoding HDIG domain-containing protein, with the protein product MNREEALSLVREFVKNEGLVRHMLSVEAAMRFYAEKHGEDVELWGLLGLLHDFDWEIHPSLEEHPQKGSAILRERGVSEEIIQDILSHADHTGVPRDTLRRKALAACDEITGLITAVALVRPSHSLYDLEASSVKKKWKDKAFAAGASREEMTHSAQEFGVELWEHVGNVIMAMRKIAPELGLVGNIQQ
- a CDS encoding SUMF1/EgtB/PvdO family nonheme iron enzyme, which produces MPKAAKTYIVNDQPTETDALDFTPYVETLADIIQTGNTPLTIGVFGGWGSGKTSLMKMVRNDLPDDFTVAWFDAWKYDKEETLWRAFLLNVLFAVEKKSGETDELKTLKTMLYRGLELEKTGGVTIDLAKLGAKVAEGAIQIGLSFIPPLATLAEMAKELQKAGLGNVAGGFESAIQRERTKIYVEQVRSLEQFQEKFATLIQSYISPKRLVVFVDDLDRCLPEKAIQVLEAIKLFLDVKDCVFVLGIDQDVIARGIEMKYKDVKDRKDADGKPHFTIEGIKYLEKIIQLPFQIPPVIRDDMGKFVEGLSDEWPHEECHNVFAEGLGDNPRNIKRTVNTFLMLSKLAEKRKEKLKGAVKPIRLAKVVAIQAAHPDLYNLLLKEEPRYLRELEEYYRAESSQERKMEKGEAEIQGASEKAPARIEPPPALVPFLSQRGIAAVRRILTMKHGSNAQETGFAGLPSDELNLYFTLTRSAEAPQAVPPAAEAARLVFEPQMVRIPAGKFLMGTTKEQAQEILKIGNNNDTWQRLLEWEQPQHIVELPEYSIGKYPVTNREYQAFVRDARYKPPRGWDGAQFPSEKGGHPVVNVSWNDAMEYCRWLRKQSNIEYRLPTEAEWEKAARGEDGRMYPWGNAFDPKKANSIESGIGNTSEVGQFSPQGDSPYGCADMAGNVWEWCNDWFDEQNYKHHKDGEKKPRNAQKGQRGGSWKNDRWPIRCARRNSSASDSFSDITGFRVVIPPVIKW